In Scylla paramamosain isolate STU-SP2022 chromosome 17, ASM3559412v1, whole genome shotgun sequence, one DNA window encodes the following:
- the LOC135108493 gene encoding large ribosomal subunit protein uL1m-like → MAALSTLCSTGVARSQLLRWAATSFHTSAALEAARKGTRAKAEAKKKASKKETVKREFIPLKKRLELKQTGGAFPQRVEDHLKNPSDNVWFARFYKQQVYTVEQAVAMHRETHHPTQLDLPDALLHTEIELNMSTDKTNRFIDDFYNVLRLPHDFNTEQERTVLVVARSEDVQEKAIQMGATHAAGHEIIKQAQTGEINLREYDHFIAETDILPDFVAVRGLIRKRFPSVRNGTAGIDVLALLERFTKGIEYHTAKDKYHHDYATIRVPFGRLNMPSEQLEENLSALLKDVDKQKPNKKSNDLITRAIILCPPVKRYFKINHGLYLQSEKPIKVAAAV, encoded by the exons ATGGCCGCGCTGTCTACACTGTGCTCCACCG GTGTAGCACGATCACAATTGCTAAGATGGGCTGCTACCAGCTTCCACACAAGTGCAGCCCTTGAGGCAGCCAGGAAAGGGACACGAGCTAAAGCAGAGGCCAAGAAGAAGGCTTCAAAAAAAGAGACAGTAAAGAGAGAATTTATTCCTCTAAAGAAGCGGCTAGAACTGAA GCAGACGGGAGGTGCATTTCCACAACGTGTTGAAGATCACCTAAAGAATCCAAGTGACAATGTTTGGTTTGCAAGGTTCTACAAGCAACAG GTGTACACTGTGGAGCAGGCTGTTGCCATGCACCGGGAGACTCACCACCCAACACAACTTGATCTCCCTGATGCCCTTCTGCACACAGAAATTGAGCTAAACATGTCAACAGATAAGACG AACCGGTTTATTGATGATTTCTACAATGTGCTTCGTCTGCCACATGACTTCAACACTGAGCAAGAGAGAACAGTCCTAGTTGTGGCACGCAGTGAGGACGTGCAAGAGAAAGCAATACAGATGGGAGCAACACATGCAGCAGGCCATGAAATTATCAAACAAGCTCAG actgGTGAAATCAACCTAAGGGAGTATGACCATTTCATCGCCGAGACTGATATTCTTCCAGACTTTGTTGCTGTACGGGGCTTGATAAGAAAAAGATTTCCTTCAGTCAGGAATG GTACTGCTGGCATTGATGTCTTGGCATTACTTGAGCGCTTCACCAAAGGCATTGAATACCACACTGCAAAAGACAAGTATCATCATGATTATGCAACAATCAGAGTACCTTTTGGTCGG CTTAACATGCCCAGTGAACAACTTGAAGAGAACCTATCAGCTCTTCTGAAGGATGTTGATAAACAGAAACCAAACAAGAAATCAAATGACCTTATTACCAGG